A single genomic interval of Gammaproteobacteria bacterium harbors:
- a CDS encoding DsbA family protein yields the protein MKLPQILPVIALSAALFSSSAALADNNGTFSPDQVTQIKQVIHDYLVGNPQVLVEASQALQKQEMQKVEQKAQSAISDNAQTIFQDAASPVGGNPKGDVTVVEFFDYQCPHCKDMEAVVDKVRAADPNLRIVYKELPIFGSSSRDAALAALAANKQNPALYVKFHNALLLAPNPLNKDKILALAKTAGLNVDQLAKDMKSDALQKQIDDNFKLAQNLGLMGTPTFVISKWQVGANKNSVTNSAFVPGVVTEQNLKDLIAQARKQ from the coding sequence GTGAAACTACCCCAAATTCTACCCGTAATCGCCTTATCCGCCGCTTTATTCAGCAGCAGTGCCGCCCTTGCAGATAACAATGGTACATTTTCCCCAGACCAAGTCACTCAAATAAAGCAAGTCATTCACGACTACCTGGTAGGCAACCCTCAAGTTTTAGTAGAGGCTTCCCAAGCATTGCAAAAACAAGAAATGCAAAAAGTGGAACAAAAAGCCCAATCTGCCATTTCTGACAATGCGCAAACCATTTTTCAAGACGCCGCAAGCCCAGTCGGTGGAAATCCTAAAGGCGATGTGACTGTAGTTGAATTTTTTGACTACCAATGCCCGCATTGCAAAGATATGGAAGCCGTAGTGGATAAAGTGCGCGCTGCCGATCCCAATTTACGCATCGTTTACAAAGAATTACCTATCTTTGGCAGCAGCTCTCGTGACGCTGCGCTTGCAGCCTTAGCTGCCAACAAGCAAAACCCAGCGCTCTATGTCAAATTCCACAATGCCTTATTGTTGGCGCCCAATCCCTTAAATAAGGATAAAATCCTGGCATTGGCTAAAACTGCCGGTCTTAATGTAGACCAATTGGCTAAAGACATGAAGAGCGATGCACTGCAAAAACAGATTGATGATAACTTTAAGCTCGCGCAAAACTTAGGACTGATGGGCACACCCACCTTTGTTATCAGCAAATGGCAGGTTGGTGCTAATAAAAACTCGGTTACAAACTCAGCTTTCGTACCTGGCGTAGTAACTGAACAGAACTTAAAAGATCTGATAGCACAAGCTCGTAAGCAATAA